A window from Hymenobacter volaticus encodes these proteins:
- a CDS encoding N-acetylmuramoyl-L-alanine amidase family protein yields the protein MPTGYRLRTVVLDAGHGGKDRGCAGVSAREADVALKIVLELGRLIQDSMPGVKVVYTRKTNVFVELADRAGIANKNNADLFISVHCNAAAPSAYGTEVWTMGPHKTDANLSVAKRENAVILQEDNYKERYNGFDPTSPQSHILFSLYQSAHIVNSIRFAQKVDRQFRTTIKRPSRGVKQAGFLVLWKSTMPSVLIEAGFLTNRTEEKYLNDKAGQAYMASGIYRAFRDYKNELEVMNGE from the coding sequence ATGCCCACAGGGTACCGATTGCGGACGGTGGTTCTCGACGCTGGCCACGGCGGAAAAGATCGTGGTTGCGCGGGTGTAAGTGCCCGAGAAGCCGATGTGGCATTGAAAATTGTATTGGAACTCGGGCGCCTAATCCAAGACAGCATGCCCGGCGTGAAAGTGGTGTATACGCGTAAAACCAATGTGTTTGTGGAGTTGGCCGATCGGGCAGGTATCGCCAATAAAAACAACGCCGACTTATTTATCTCGGTGCATTGCAACGCCGCTGCGCCCTCCGCTTACGGAACCGAAGTCTGGACGATGGGCCCCCACAAGACGGATGCTAACCTCTCGGTAGCTAAGCGAGAAAACGCAGTTATTCTACAAGAAGACAACTATAAAGAGCGTTACAACGGCTTTGATCCTACTTCTCCTCAGAGCCATATCCTATTCTCCCTCTACCAGAGTGCCCACATTGTAAACAGTATTCGGTTTGCGCAGAAGGTTGACCGGCAATTCCGTACTACTATCAAGCGGCCTTCGCGGGGCGTGAAGCAAGCGGGTTTTCTGGTGCTCTGGAAATCAACTATGCCTTCTGTTCTTATTGAAGCAGGCTTCCTTACCAACCGAACTGAAGAGAAGTATCTGAACGATAAAGCCGGGCAAGCGTATATGGCTTCAGGTATCTACCGGGCCTTCCGCGACTACAAAAACGAACTGGAGGTGATGAACGGGGAATAG
- a CDS encoding ABC transporter ATP-binding protein: protein MVTIQHLRFGYSRRTPLFEELSLSLTRGHIYGLLGKNGAGKSTLLKCMVGLAFPWSGTCTVHGQPSAERRPDMLADLFFLPEEVYVPAITFEQFVASTAPFYPRFDRDQLATYLHELEVPAQGRLQALSYGQQKKFMIAFALATNTSLLVLDEPTNGLDIPSKAQFRKIVASALGEERCIIISTHQVRDLDALIDTVVVVHDRQIVLNQSIDDLAERLRFGTARPDEAATPIYAEASIRGLQGIWPNPAGLPSRVDLELLFNALINDSAALATHLLHPSHEPAI, encoded by the coding sequence ATGGTTACCATCCAGCACCTTCGATTTGGGTACTCTCGCCGGACACCGCTTTTCGAAGAACTTAGCCTAAGCCTTACGCGCGGGCACATTTATGGTCTGTTAGGTAAAAACGGCGCGGGCAAGTCTACGCTACTTAAGTGTATGGTGGGGCTGGCCTTTCCATGGTCGGGAACGTGCACGGTGCATGGGCAGCCATCAGCTGAGCGCCGACCTGATATGCTGGCTGATCTGTTCTTTCTTCCCGAAGAGGTGTATGTGCCCGCAATAACGTTCGAGCAGTTTGTGGCAAGTACGGCGCCCTTCTATCCTCGCTTCGACCGGGACCAACTAGCTACTTACTTGCACGAACTGGAAGTGCCAGCTCAAGGCCGACTACAGGCGCTATCCTATGGGCAGCAGAAGAAGTTTATGATTGCCTTTGCTCTGGCTACCAACACAAGTTTACTCGTGCTCGATGAGCCCACCAATGGCCTCGACATTCCATCGAAAGCGCAGTTTCGCAAAATCGTGGCCTCAGCGTTAGGGGAGGAGCGGTGTATTATTATCTCGACCCACCAGGTGCGCGACCTCGACGCCCTAATTGATACGGTGGTTGTGGTGCATGACCGCCAGATTGTGCTCAACCAAAGCATCGACGATTTAGCAGAGCGCTTACGCTTTGGCACAGCGCGACCTGACGAAGCCGCTACCCCAATTTATGCAGAAGCTTCCATACGCGGGCTGCAAGGCATCTGGCCCAACCCGGCCGGACTGCCAAGCCGGGTCGATTTGGAACTGCTCTTCAACGCCTTAATCAACGATAGTGCTGCTTTAGCAACTCATTTACTGCATCCTTCCCATGAACCAGCAATTTGA
- a CDS encoding GntR family transcriptional regulator — MAPDDKIPSVRELAVDLQVNPNTVMRTYEYLQNQQVIYNKRGIGFFVTPDGPKRVQEQRKARFLQQELPTFFRTIRLLGVDLPEVQERYNQFLAEHPEPASTPHS, encoded by the coding sequence GTGGCCCCCGACGACAAAATTCCGTCGGTTCGGGAGTTGGCCGTCGACTTGCAGGTGAACCCCAACACGGTGATGCGGACCTACGAGTACCTTCAGAACCAACAGGTGATTTACAACAAGCGCGGCATCGGCTTTTTTGTAACCCCCGACGGACCAAAACGTGTGCAGGAGCAACGCAAAGCGCGCTTTTTGCAGCAGGAGCTACCTACTTTCTTCCGCACTATTCGGCTGCTAGGCGTCGACCTGCCCGAAGTGCAAGAACGGTACAACCAGTTTCTGGCCGAACACCCCGAACCCGCTTCCACTCCGCACTCATGA
- a CDS encoding MlaD family protein, with the protein MAKEIKVALLGIVALAALVLGFNFLKGANLLSSDRTYYATYDNVDGLTVGNPVILNGIKVGQVKEMRLMPEQANRIKVSVELQKGITVGDSTVASLSGSLLGSKTITLFLGKNSKVYDGGEELKSYTVASITDAFQAKALPVLGTVDSTLTKVNSFLNKDARVSLQATLLNAQGSTEALRNLLVMNQRNINQITTNMARLTSDLAVTTKKFDRIAANFSQLSDSLKGAPVGPAMRKLNATMTEAQGTMTTLNRSLNDQKGSLGKLMNDDSLYNNLNATAASTNSLLSDFQANPKRYVHFSVFGGGKEKVKKEVEKKPNGETEIETKKVTSTPTLQPSDSAVQK; encoded by the coding sequence GTGGCCAAAGAAATAAAAGTAGCCCTACTGGGCATTGTGGCCTTAGCGGCCCTGGTTCTAGGATTTAATTTCCTAAAAGGGGCCAATTTGCTCTCCTCTGACCGCACGTATTACGCCACCTACGACAATGTAGATGGACTGACCGTAGGTAATCCGGTCATACTGAACGGTATCAAAGTAGGGCAGGTTAAGGAAATGCGGCTGATGCCCGAGCAAGCCAACCGCATTAAGGTGTCCGTGGAATTGCAGAAAGGTATTACTGTCGGCGATTCGACAGTAGCCAGTCTAAGCGGCTCGTTGCTAGGCTCCAAGACGATTACGCTGTTTCTCGGTAAAAATTCCAAAGTCTATGACGGTGGCGAAGAGCTGAAGTCTTATACCGTAGCCAGCATCACCGACGCGTTCCAGGCCAAAGCTCTGCCGGTGCTTGGTACTGTCGATTCGACGTTGACCAAGGTGAACAGCTTTCTAAACAAAGACGCCCGCGTGAGCTTGCAGGCCACGTTGCTTAATGCGCAGGGCAGCACTGAGGCCCTTAGGAATCTATTGGTGATGAATCAGCGCAACATCAACCAGATTACAACCAACATGGCTAGGCTGACTTCTGACTTGGCCGTAACTACTAAGAAGTTTGACCGAATTGCGGCCAACTTCAGCCAACTCAGTGATTCCCTCAAAGGGGCACCCGTTGGGCCGGCCATGCGCAAGCTGAACGCCACCATGACGGAAGCGCAAGGAACCATGACGACTTTGAACCGGTCGTTGAATGACCAGAAAGGTTCGTTGGGCAAGCTCATGAACGATGACTCGCTTTATAACAACCTTAACGCCACGGCGGCTAGCACCAATTCTTTGCTCTCCGATTTCCAGGCGAATCCCAAGCGCTACGTGCACTTCTCGGTGTTCGGTGGTGGCAAGGAGAAAGTGAAGAAGGAAGTGGAAAAGAAGCCTAACGGAGAAACAGAAATAGAAACCAAAAAGGTGACTTCCACACCTACTCTGCAGCCTTCTGATTCGGCCGTACAGAAGTGA